CGGACCGATAAGCGGACGCCCGTCGGAGGTAGCAGCTCTCAGGCCCGTCCAAGCCCGCAGCACCGGACAGGAGGTCAGCTCGGGCACGTGCGCGCAGGCCTCAGCCAGTAGCATGGCCATCCAGGTGGGATTCGGGCGCCGGTCCCAGAGGTCCCATTCGCGCGAAGACCCGATGAGCACTTGTCCGTTGGGCCGGGGATGCAGGTTAAAGGCCCGGGAGCGCGCTTCGGGGGCGCGTACGCTATCGTGGTACGCCAAGCTCACCAGGGCGTGCCGGATCAGACCGGGACAGCGGTCCGTTATGGCCAGATGTCCTCTGCGGGGACGCAGCGGCAACTCCGGCAGAAGCGTCAGCGCCCCCAGACCCGCCGCTATTACGATCCAGGAACTCGCAAGACGTTGACCGTTCTCTAGTCGGATCGCGTTTTCTTCCAGGGCTACGACACGAGCTTGCATCAGTTTCGCCCCGAGGGTCTGGGCCCGCTCCAGCAGGTGCCATGCCGCCCGGGGGGCGTAAATTGTGGCATCGTCTGGCACCCAAAGCGCTCCGAGCCAGCCGGAACGCAGATGGGGCTCTCGGAGCGCAAGCTCCGATTCCTCGAGCAGTTCTGCTGGAAAGCCAGCTTCGATGAATAGCTCCTGCCACCGCTGGGCTTCTTGCATGGCATGCGCATCCGGGATGAGCCATAGGGTGCTGATACGCGCGTATTCCACCTCTGGCGGCAGCCAGGCGCTCCACTGTTGCCAGAGGCTGCGGCCGAGTAGGCTGAGCTCCCAGACCCCGGGGGCGCCCCCGTGGGCCGTAATATGGCCCATTCCCGCGCCCGTGGCCTCGGTCCCCACAGGCGCCTCGTGCACGACCAGCACGCGCAGTCCTGCCGTCGCCAGACGCCAAGCGCAGGCCGCTCCCGTGATGCCGGCCCCGATGATGAGCACATCCCGCATTATGGCTCCATGCCCCAACAGAGGGGATCGCGTTCGTCCAGTATTAGGTTGGCTTCTGCCATTACGTGCGCTTCGCCCACGATCCAAGGGATGATCCGGTTGGGGTCCTCCGGATCCCGCTCAAAGTAGGCCTCAAAGAGGGCTCCCCCTATGCCTTCCTGTCGCCAGATAGTGCCTGGGGCGAGTTGGCCCTCGGCGTACAGGCAGGCCAGATGGGCGCATGTGCCCGTGCCGCAGGGGGAGCGATCGTATTGCCCGCCCGGACATAGCACGAAGTTGCGGCTGTGCGCCTCCGGATGCGTCGGGGGGCCCAGGAGCTCCACGTGATCGATCAGGGCCCCCTCAGGCCCGCGGATGTCGGAGGCGTCCAGGGCACGGCGAACGGCCTGGGCGAAGGCCCACAGCGCCTCTCGGTTTTCCGGTCGCACCGCCACAGGGGGATCATGAACCAAAAAGAACCAGTTGCCCCCCCAGGCTACGTCCCCCTGCACAACGCCCCAGGGGGGCACCTCTAGCGCAAGCGCCGCCCGGTAGCGATAGGCGGGCACGTTGCGCAGGCACACTTGCCCATCCGCTCGCAGTTCGGCCTCCACCACGCCCACCGGGGTTTCGAGGCGATGTCGACCTGGCCCGATGCGCCCCAGCCATGCCAAAGCGGCCATGAGGCCGATCGCGCCGTGCCCGCACATACCTAGATAGCCGACGTTGTTGAAAAAGATCACCCCCGCTATGCAGCTAGAGTCCGCCGGCTCCACAAGCCAGGCCCCGACCCAATGCGCCGCACCGCGAGGTTCGCAGAGCATAGCGCGCCGAAAGCGATCGTGCTGGTTGCGCAGCCGTTCTAAACGCGCTGCAAGCGATCCTCGGCCCAGATCGGGTCCCCCCTCTAGCAGAATGCGCGTGGGCTCCCCGCCCGTGTGCGTGTCCAACACCCGAAGCCGATGGATCATCGGTGCATGCCCCGTAAGTCGCGCTTAAATTTTAGCGCGTGCTATAGGGTCCGATCTTGACCGAATTGCGCCTATGCAAGACGACAAAGCGGCACAAAACCGACAAGCCGATGAGCTTCCGGTCGCCTCATGGAAGGAGCTTGAGAGGCTATTTGACGCGATGCCGGATGTGGTGTTCTTCGTCAAGGACGCCCAAGCCCGGTACGTGTGCGTAAACCAGGCCCTGCTGCGTCGACTCGGGGCTGTAGATAGGTGCGCCGTGATCGGACGCACGGCGCGGGAGGTATTCGGGCAGCCCTGGGGTGTTCGCTACAGCGAGCAGGACGAGCAGGTGCTGCGGACCGGCTGGCCTATCCAAGGGCAGCTTGAGCTACATCGGTATCCCAAAGGTCAGGAGGGATGGTGCTTAACCTACAAGTTTCCCCTACGCGATTCGGCCGGCCGCATCGTGGGCCTATACGGGTTTTCTCGAGATCTGCCGCACCCTGATCCCGCAGAACCCGTTTACTCAGCCCTGGCCGATGCCCTGGCTTATCTGCGAGCGCACCCCGAGGCGCCCATCCGCATCAGCGATTGGGCCCAGCAGGCGGGACTGCGACGGGAGCGCTTTGAGCGCCTGCTTAAGGCGCTTTTCGGCTTAACGCCCCGCCAGCTTCTTGTACAAGTTCGGATTGAGCGGGCCGTTCGGATGCTGCAAGAGACCGACTGGCCGATTGCCCAGATCGCGTTTGCCTGCGGATACGGGGACCAGAGTGCCTTTACGCGTCAGTTCCGCCGTGTGGTGGGCTTAAGCCCACGTCGATTTCGCCAAGTTTGGGGCTCCTAAGATAGCCAACCGCTCCTGGCAAGCCAATCCGCGAGAAGCCAGCCAACCTGAAGCGCTGAGGTGGCCGCCGGACTGGGGGCGTTAGCTACGTGCAGCAGCCGCTCGTAGGCGTCCAAGACGAAATCGTCCACCAGGCTTCCGTTTCGATCAACGGCCTGAGCGCGCACCCCGCTCGGAGCAGGTATCAGGTCCTCCGGTCGCACCGCGGGCACCAGGCGTTGTACGGCTCGACAGAACCGATTGCGGCTCCAGGAGCGCCAAAGCTCCTCCAGGCCCACGCGCCAATAGCGCGCGGCCATGCGCCAAAATCCAGGGTAGCGCAGATAATCCGCCATGTCCGCAAGCCGCGCTTCCCGCCACCGGTAGCCCTCCCGAGCCAAGGCCAGAACGGCGTTGGGCCCACATTTGACGCGTCCGGTTAGCGTGCGCGTCAGATGCACCCCCGCAAACGGAAACCGGGGATCGGGCACGGGATAAATCAGGTTGCGGCAGAGGAAGCTCGATTCCGGTCGCAACCAGTAGAATTCACCCCGAAACGGGATAATCCGCATCCGCGCTCGATAGCCGAAACGCTCCAGCAGCCGATCAGCATCGAGGCCGGCGCAGAGCACCGCAACATCTACTTCAACTTCTCCTTTGGGGGTGAGCAGCACCCATCCTCGGCTGCTGCGCTGGGCCCGCAGCACAGCTCGGGCTGTGTGCACTTGGCCGCCCCGTTCCTGGATGCGCAAGGCCAGGCGTTGGCAGACAGCCTGAAAATCCACGATACCCGTTTCGGGTACATGTAGGGCGGCTATCCCTTGCACGTACGGCTCTAATTGGCGCAGCTGCTCTGGTCCGATCCGGTGACAAGTTACGCCGTTGGCCTGCCCTCGACGGTGTAGCTCCTCCAGCCAAGCTAGCTCGCCGCGATGGGTGGCCACGATCACTTTGCCGCATCGCTCAAAGGGCAGTCCCTCGGCTTCGCAGAAGGCCTCCAGGGCCCGTTTGCCTGCGCGACAGTTAATCGCCTTCAGGGATCCAGGCCGATAGTAAATTCCCGAATGCAGCACGCCGGAGTTGCGCCCAGACTGGTGAGCGGCCAACGTGGGCTCCTTCTCGAAAAGCAGCACCTGCGCCCGCGGAAAACGCTCTTGTATCCGGTACGCCGCGGCCAATCCCACGATGCCACCCCCAACCACGCCGATCTTCATGGCTAAAACGTGAAGCTAACGGGGCGTAAAATAACCGCCTTGTGGCGCGCGCACAACCGGCTGTTGCGTCGGAGGCCGCTTCGTAGTCCTGAATCAGGAGGAGATACGCTATGCGGTCCTTCGCCTCATGGGGGGAGCGGCTGTGGCGCGCTCTGGCGCTGCGACCCGAGGATGCGCTCGCCCTGGGCTTGGTGCTTATCGCCGCCCTGGCTGTAGAGGGGCTGCGCTGGACTCGACGTCCTGATCCTGGGCTGGCCGCCTCGCTTGTGTCATCGGATAGCCTGTTTCAGGCCCGCTGGCGCAGCTGGGTTGAGGCGGCTCAGGCCCGATCGA
The DNA window shown above is from Bacteroidota bacterium and carries:
- a CDS encoding FAD-binding oxidoreductase, encoding MRDVLIIGAGITGAACAWRLATAGLRVLVVHEAPVGTEATGAGMGHITAHGGAPGVWELSLLGRSLWQQWSAWLPPEVEYARISTLWLIPDAHAMQEAQRWQELFIEAGFPAELLEESELALREPHLRSGWLGALWVPDDATIYAPRAAWHLLERAQTLGAKLMQARVVALEENAIRLENGQRLASSWIVIAAGLGALTLLPELPLRPRRGHLAITDRCPGLIRHALVSLAYHDSVRAPEARSRAFNLHPRPNGQVLIGSSREWDLWDRRPNPTWMAMLLAEACAHVPELTSCPVLRAWTGLRAATSDGRPLIGPYPGQPRWLVATGQEGLGIAMAPAVAELVAGYVLDRPPVLDPEPYRLEGRLCPNPS
- a CDS encoding proline racemase family protein; its protein translation is MIHRLRVLDTHTGGEPTRILLEGGPDLGRGSLAARLERLRNQHDRFRRAMLCEPRGAAHWVGAWLVEPADSSCIAGVIFFNNVGYLGMCGHGAIGLMAALAWLGRIGPGRHRLETPVGVVEAELRADGQVCLRNVPAYRYRAALALEVPPWGVVQGDVAWGGNWFFLVHDPPVAVRPENREALWAFAQAVRRALDASDIRGPEGALIDHVELLGPPTHPEAHSRNFVLCPGGQYDRSPCGTGTCAHLACLYAEGQLAPGTIWRQEGIGGALFEAYFERDPEDPNRIIPWIVGEAHVMAEANLILDERDPLCWGMEP
- a CDS encoding AraC family transcriptional regulator, with the protein product MQDDKAAQNRQADELPVASWKELERLFDAMPDVVFFVKDAQARYVCVNQALLRRLGAVDRCAVIGRTAREVFGQPWGVRYSEQDEQVLRTGWPIQGQLELHRYPKGQEGWCLTYKFPLRDSAGRIVGLYGFSRDLPHPDPAEPVYSALADALAYLRAHPEAPIRISDWAQQAGLRRERFERLLKALFGLTPRQLLVQVRIERAVRMLQETDWPIAQIAFACGYGDQSAFTRQFRRVVGLSPRRFRQVWGS
- the lhgO gene encoding L-2-hydroxyglutarate oxidase; protein product: MKIGVVGGGIVGLAAAYRIQERFPRAQVLLFEKEPTLAAHQSGRNSGVLHSGIYYRPGSLKAINCRAGKRALEAFCEAEGLPFERCGKVIVATHRGELAWLEELHRRGQANGVTCHRIGPEQLRQLEPYVQGIAALHVPETGIVDFQAVCQRLALRIQERGGQVHTARAVLRAQRSSRGWVLLTPKGEVEVDVAVLCAGLDADRLLERFGYRARMRIIPFRGEFYWLRPESSFLCRNLIYPVPDPRFPFAGVHLTRTLTGRVKCGPNAVLALAREGYRWREARLADMADYLRYPGFWRMAARYWRVGLEELWRSWSRNRFCRAVQRLVPAVRPEDLIPAPSGVRAQAVDRNGSLVDDFVLDAYERLLHVANAPSPAATSALQVGWLLADWLARSGWLS